A portion of the Gigantopelta aegis isolate Gae_Host chromosome 10, Gae_host_genome, whole genome shotgun sequence genome contains these proteins:
- the LOC121383017 gene encoding uncharacterized protein LOC121383017 has translation MPDGDCAPDSADSGDDKDSGQVPESSCLTKSDSNDGDSQQECSDSEFTERQQQQETINTLQQNDCDAACTDRDKIETVKQNFRKRKKLEDCVSQLKEDCLSLSQMQRSSGHGQHRPAASLEQCLQAQTDGAGDSSPYDFVKIKTEPNDHSELQFCYDQDVIGQNLTSDYHSNFGYSNRGIHRYPGNSEMFGRNKRKRSVTSMCKVNLKDDSGKEDDEVHKFRTCQRQKAKRLKLFQHETSDPELLSVLEERRKMFEHNYKSTDQQCSKMLKFSLRNSGIDSTSHGNHNKIYGASAVCSENVPGESAEDPESLVDVKEEMDSFFSSHLSDFGDMCSRSSDDSEYEQDDIGDEWLPSSGQKRNFRKQQKSTKYTCNSGNRTRLKQKSTLSEEIRRQKNTEYRRKRRQELRLSNPEKLQEEREKDRARKQMLRKRNQLLLSLPPDLLSEAAGLAGNSSILDDDGNSLSVPFPFSPGDNIEDLKEKEEQRRATNRDRMRMKRMQMDAPIKEKIKIVSREKMRQRRAQLRESDPVAAALERERQKLKKREERKRNAILLSLPDETLKEAANNTEILQAAIASLTEGAKGNSPLTQLPLDSETAANLAKLRNHLEMKRAEAAERVRRKRAELREKDPEQAAVIREREKIRKRLERRRNTLLLSLPPDELVRVTVASINEGDNVPFQLPSLLALSSSGQVNPANLSGHLAATSAESSDPSTSPAVPHLTEELVKMREKLERKRALDRERMRQRRAKLKENPEAAAAFKEKERLRKQMERWKKSMGLFDSTKPLDAPSLDPSLFVAGAVSSNISGKEVADSSFVNKSLLSMFSLGGPDLCSPPLEHSGRCTKVSQGQSPADPHNSVLSNSLSSLNMSGSSSVDSNFSVSSVNRSDQNVKSPGFDDVQKQNGEHTKTVPPLHFNDPHNANKTALSPEEVDKFPKGFDSNEEQDIQMDVASNKQHEVYGTNFTHSVAQLVSPNVMRIVPSLFEDGAPTDNSFTTAAQSSSANHLDNDSAASDQDTLHNERQSALVKSELNNSDATAPDSADEIVSKSSLQDVMCETAASTACLQDPSTVKRAQEWFIYQLSILQNKMGDRFLQLDPNPKHLDPLPGGIAAQLSPMQLLLVQQLIGPMPVLSDQSVANQVLDPHAFEMKLTEMMIKGYEYREQNRTRARNYRDRLKHDPDYKEKYEQKKLRDLERKRIHRARESELRRLYPEYDEARRLQQRQRRTRIKGKKKKKNEDSEDSQSENDMLQFEMSQSMMDGTNDPLVQDLNRVTSDILSVYSKLDGDQNRSKLSTDKVASGYNLRDVSSAKKLKFVYDENYDDSLDSEPNKSTNLSKSKAADGKLPYRDFENSSDSDDDDDSLSDDDESSTVLDASQ, from the exons ATGCCTGACGGTGACTGTGCCCCTGATTCTGCTGACAGCGGTGACGACAAAGATTCCGGACAGGTGCCAGAATCATCTTGCTTGACAAAAAGTGATTCCAACGATGGAGATAGCCAACAGGAGTGTTCAGACAGTGAATTTACagaaagacaacaacaacaagagaCCATTAACACCCTTCAGCAGAATGATTGTGATGCTGCTTGTACTGACAGAGACAAAATTGAAACTGTGAAACAGAATTTtcgaaagagaaaaaaattagAAGACTGTGTTAGCCAGCTTAAAGAAGATTGTTTGAGTTTGAGCCAGATGCAGAGATCTAGTGGTCATGGGCAGCACCGTCCGGCGGCTTCCTTGGAACAGTGTCTTCAGGCACAAACTGATGGAGCAGGAGATTCCAGTCCGTATGACTTTGTTAAGATTAAAACGGAACCAAATGACCACAGCGAATTGCAATTTTGCTACGATCAAGATGTTATTGGTCAAAACTTGACCAGTGACTACCATTCCAATTTTGGTTACAGTAATCGAGGAATTCATCGGTATCCTGGCAATTCGGAAATGTTTGGTAGGAACAAAAGGAAGCGTAGTGTAACTAGTATGTGCAAAGTAAATTTGAAAGACGATTCTGGAAAAGAAGATGATGAAGTGCATAAATTCCGCACCTGCCAGCGGCAAAAGGCAAAAAGACTGAAGTTATTTCAGCATGAAACTAGTGATCCTGAACTGCTGTCTGTGTTGGAAGAAAGACGAAAAATGTTTGAACATAATTACAAAAGCACAGACCAGCAGTGCTCAAAGATGCTTAAGTTTTCTCTACGGAATTCAGGTATAGATTCTACAAGTCATGGTaatcataataaaatttatGGTGCTTCAGCTGTGTGTTCTGAAAACGTACCAGGTGAGTCTGCTGAAGATCCTGAATCTTTAGTGGACGTGAAAGAGGAAATGGATTCTTTCTTTAGTTCTCATCTGAGTGACTTTGGTGACATGTGCAGTCGGTCTTCGGATGATTCAGAGTATGAGCAAGATGACATTGGAGACGAATGGCTTCCCAGTTCAGGGCAGAAACGGAATttcagaaaacaacaaaaatccacaAAATACACTTGTAACTCAGGTAACCGAACGAGACTGAAACAAAAAAGCACACTTTCTGAAGAAATCCGGAGACAGAAAAATACTGAATATAGGCGAAAACGGCGCCAAGAGCTGAGACTGTCAAATCCAGAAAAGCTGCAGGAGGAGCGAGAAAAGGACCGAGCGAGGAAACAAATGTTGAGAAAGCGTAATCAGCTGCTGTTGTCTCTTCCTCCGGACCTGCTTTCTGAAGCTGCTGGTCTCGCAGGGAACTCGTCCATCTTGGATGATGATGGGAATTCTCTTTCTGTTCCTTTTCCATTCAGTCCTGGTGACAACATCGAAGATCTTAAGGAAAAGGAGGAACAAAGGAGGGCCACAAATCGGGATAGGATGAGAATGAAGAGAATGCAGATGGATGCACCCATTAAggagaaaataaaaatagttagtCGAGAGAAAATGAGGCAGAGACGAGCACAGCTACGAGAGAGCGATCCTGTGGCTGCAGCTCTTGAACGAGAGAGGCAGAAACTGAAGAAGAGAGAGGAACGAAAGCGAAACGCCATCCTTCTGTCACTGCCAGACGAAACGCTCAAGGAGGCTGCAAACAACACGGAAATCCTTCAGGCTGCTATAGCTTCCTTGACTGAAGGAGCAAAAGGGAACAGTCCCCTGACACAGCTTCCTCTTGATTCTGAAACTGCAGCTAACCTAGCCAAGCTGAGGAATCACCTGGAAATGAAGAGAGCAGAGGCAGCGGAACGAGTGAGAAGAAAACGAGCGGAATTGCGTGAAAAAGACCCAGAGCAGGCTGCTGTTATAAGGGAGCGAGAAAAAATTCGCAAAAGATTAGAAAGGAGGAGAAACACCCTTTTGCTTTCTTTGCCCCCCGACGAACTCGTCCGAGTCACAGTTGCTTCCATTAACGAAGGAGACAATGTCCCTTTCCAGCTGCCAAGCCTTCTAGCATTATCATCATCTGGACAAGTGAATCCTGCTAACCTATCCGGCCATCTTGCAGCCACGTCAGCAGAGAGTTCCGATCCATCCACATCACCAGCAGTCCCACATCTAACGGAAGAACTCGTTaaaatgagagagaagttggaGAGAAAAAGAGCTTTAGATCGTGAACGTATGCGACAGAGAAGAGCCAAGTTAAAAGAGAATCCCGAGGCAGCAGCTGCTTTCAAGGAGAAGGAACGGCTGAGGAAGCAGATGGAGAGGTGGAAGAAGAGCATGGGACTCTTTGATTCCACAAAGCCTCTCGATGCTCCGTCACTCGATCCTTCTCTGTTTGTGGCTGGAGCTGTTAGCAGCAACATTTCAGGCAAAGAAGTAGCAGATTCATCGTTTGTGAACAAATCACTGCTGTCCATGTTTTCCCTGGGAGGTCCAGATTTGTGTAGCCCACCACTGGAACATTCTGGAAGGTGTACGAAAGTATCTCAGGGTCAGTCTCCTGCTGATCCTCATAATTCTGTGTTGTCAAACTCTCTGTCTAGCTTAAACATGTCCGGTTCTTCTTCGGTGGATTCAAACTTTAGTGTGTCTTCAGTGAACAGGTCAGATCAAAATGTGAAATCACCTGGTTTTGATGATGTTCAGAAACAAAATGGTGAGCACACAAAAACAGTGCCACCATTACATTTTAACGACCCCCACAATGCAAATAAGACTGCATTGTCGCCAGAGGAAGTTGATAAGTTTCCAAAAGGCTTTGATTCAAATGAAGAACAGGATATTCAAATGGATGTTGCTAGCAACAAGCAGCATGAAGTTTATGGAACAAACTTTACCCATTCAGTTGCACAGTTGGTATCTCCAAATGTTATGAGAATAGTTCCATCACTATTTGAAGACGGTGCTCCCACTGATAATTCTTTCACCACTGCAGCCCAGTCATCAAGTGCTAACCATCTGGACAATGATTCAGCAGCAAGTGACCAGGACACTCTTCACAATGAAAG ACAATCGGCACTGGTGAAATCCGAATTGAACAACAGTGATGCCACTGCTCCCGATTCAGCTGACGAAATTGTCAGTAAGTCATCACTGCAGGATGTCATGTGTGAAACGGCAGCCAGTACAGCATGCTTACAAGACCCCAGCACGGTGAAGCGTGCACAGGAGTGGTTCATCTATCAACTGTCAATTCTTCAGAATAAGATGGGAGACAGATTCCTTCAGCTGGATCCGAACCCGAAACATCTGGATCCTCTCCCTGGAGGAATCGCCGCCCAGCTGTCGCCAATGCAGCTGCTTCTTGTGCAACAGCTGATTGGACCAATGCCTGTGTTGTCTGACCAGTCGGTAGCCAATCAGGTGCTCGATCCGCACGCATTTGAGATGAAATTGACTGAAATGATGATCAAAGGTTACGAGTAtagagaacagaacagaactcgTGCTAGGAATTATAGGGATCGGTTGAAGCACGATCCCGATTACAAGGAGAAATACGAACAAAAGAAGCTAAGAGATCTGGAACGAAAACGCATTCATCGAGCGCGAGAATCTGAATTGAGACGTCTGTATCCGGAATACGATGAGGCTCGGAGACTACAGCAGCGACAGAGACGAACCCGAATTAaggggaagaagaagaagaagaatgagGATTCGGAGGATTCTCAGAGTGAGAACGATATGTTACAGTTTGAGATGTCTCAGTCGATGATGGATGGCACGAACGATCCATTAGTGCAGGATCTGAACAGAGTGACCTCTGATATTCTTAGTGTGTATTCGAAGCTGGATGGCGACCAAAACAGATCAAAATTGTCCACTGACAAAGTGGCCAGTGGGTATAATTTAAGAGATGTATCAAGTGCTAAGAAATTGAAATTTGTGTACGACGAAAATTATGATGATTCATTGGACTCAGAACCCAATAAATCCACAAACCTTTCAAAGAGTAAGGCAGCAGACGGAAAGTTGCCATATAGGGATTTTGAAAATTCTTCCGATtctgatgatgacgatgattcTCTTTCAGACGATGATGAATCCTCCACTGTGTTGGATGCTTCACAATAA